From the genome of Longimicrobium sp., one region includes:
- a CDS encoding ATP-binding protein, with product MHPVPIPTGARPISTLLEELRQIVARGECDQVEFKKSTGQRTDAAKTVCGMLNASGGFVLFGVADDGAVIGQQVTTDTLEGVVRELRRIEPHAFLAPETIELGDGRAVILVRVPRGGGPYSYDGRPYVRLGPTTSVMSPAEYERLVVERMQPLHRWEIQPAAGLGVADLDHAEIVRTAEEAIRTGRIPETGTRRAEDLLLGFGLLDGGGRPLNAAVVLFGRRERLLPVYTQCQLRLARFRGRDSTEFVDNRQELGNVFELFQRAQLFLRDHLPVAGRIVPELYERVDDPLYPPVALREAVVNALCHRDYGAVGGSVGIAIYDDRLEISSTGPLRFGLTPENLVTLQTSRPWNPTMATVLYLRGLIERWGRGIRKIRELTERAGLVAPEFVERAGEVVVRFFPGTYVPPTRVAYDLTELQRSLLSALAEGGPASSVRLQEQVASSYSNFTILENLRHLRQLRLVEKTGSTRGARWRLVDGRVP from the coding sequence ATCCACCCCGTCCCTATTCCCACCGGAGCCCGGCCCATTTCCACCCTTCTCGAAGAGCTGCGGCAGATCGTCGCCCGCGGCGAGTGCGACCAGGTCGAGTTCAAGAAATCCACGGGGCAGCGCACCGACGCGGCGAAGACCGTCTGCGGGATGCTGAACGCCTCCGGCGGCTTCGTCCTCTTCGGCGTCGCCGACGACGGCGCCGTCATCGGCCAGCAGGTCACCACTGACACGCTGGAAGGCGTCGTGCGCGAGCTGCGCCGCATCGAGCCGCACGCCTTCCTCGCGCCGGAGACCATCGAGCTCGGCGACGGCCGGGCGGTGATCCTGGTGCGCGTGCCCAGGGGCGGCGGCCCGTACTCGTACGACGGCCGCCCCTACGTGCGCCTGGGGCCCACCACGTCGGTGATGTCGCCCGCGGAGTATGAGCGGCTGGTGGTCGAGCGGATGCAGCCGCTGCACCGGTGGGAGATCCAGCCCGCCGCCGGCCTGGGCGTCGCGGACCTGGACCACGCCGAGATCGTGCGCACGGCCGAGGAGGCGATCCGCACCGGCCGCATCCCCGAGACCGGGACGCGCCGGGCCGAGGACCTGCTGCTGGGCTTCGGCCTGCTCGACGGCGGCGGGCGGCCCCTGAACGCGGCCGTCGTGCTCTTCGGCCGGCGCGAGCGGCTGCTCCCGGTCTACACGCAGTGCCAGCTGCGCCTGGCGCGCTTCCGCGGCCGCGACTCCACGGAGTTCGTGGACAACCGCCAGGAGCTCGGCAACGTCTTCGAGCTCTTCCAGCGGGCGCAGCTCTTCCTGCGCGACCACCTCCCGGTGGCGGGCCGCATCGTCCCCGAGCTGTACGAGCGTGTGGACGACCCGCTGTACCCGCCCGTGGCGCTCCGCGAGGCGGTCGTGAACGCCCTCTGCCACCGGGACTACGGCGCCGTCGGCGGCTCGGTCGGGATCGCCATCTACGACGACCGGCTGGAGATCTCCAGCACGGGTCCGCTCCGCTTCGGCCTCACTCCCGAAAACCTGGTCACGCTGCAAACCTCGCGGCCATGGAACCCGACCATGGCCACCGTCCTCTACCTGCGCGGTCTCATCGAGCGGTGGGGGCGCGGGATCCGGAAGATCAGGGAGCTGACGGAGCGCGCGGGGCTGGTCGCCCCCGAGTTCGTGGAGCGCGCCGGCGAGGTAGTCGTCCGCTTCTTCCCCGGCACCTACGTGCCGCCCACGCGAGTGGCCTACGACCTCACCGAGCTGCAGCGCTCGCTCCTCTCCGCCCTCGCGGAAGGCGGGCCGGCGTCGTCGGTCCGGCTGCAGGAACAGGTTGCCAGCAGCTACTCGAACTTCACCATCCTCGAGAACCTGCGGCACCTCCGGCAACTCAGGCTGGTCGAGAAGACCGGCTCCACGCGCGGCGCACGGTGGCGTCTCGTCGACGGGCGGGTGCCGTGA
- the hisA gene encoding 1-(5-phosphoribosyl)-5-[(5-phosphoribosylamino)methylideneamino]imidazole-4-carboxamide isomerase: MAFTLYPAIDLRGGRCVRLEKGEASRETVYGGDPAAVARGFAAAGAEWVHVVDLDAAFGTGSNRALIREIVAATPLRVQTGGGLRTEDDLAEVLEAGAARAVVGTAAIEDPGLVEAAVRRWGAGRIAVGLDARGRRPAARGWTEESGADLFHLAKTLVGLGVGTLIHTDIERDGMLMGPNLELSAELARESGAEVIVSGGVRGVEDVAAAARAHREGRGIAGAVVGKALYEGRLDLAEAFRRLGG, translated from the coding sequence GTGGCGTTCACGCTCTACCCCGCCATCGACCTGCGCGGCGGGCGCTGCGTGCGGCTGGAGAAGGGCGAGGCGAGCCGCGAGACCGTCTACGGCGGCGACCCCGCCGCCGTCGCGCGCGGCTTCGCGGCAGCGGGCGCGGAGTGGGTGCACGTGGTCGACCTGGACGCCGCCTTCGGCACGGGATCGAACCGCGCGCTGATCCGGGAGATCGTCGCCGCGACCCCGCTCCGGGTGCAGACGGGCGGGGGGCTCAGGACGGAGGACGACCTGGCGGAGGTGCTGGAGGCCGGCGCCGCCCGCGCGGTGGTCGGCACCGCGGCCATCGAGGACCCCGGCCTGGTCGAAGCCGCCGTCCGCCGCTGGGGAGCGGGCCGCATCGCCGTCGGCCTCGACGCGCGGGGGCGGCGCCCGGCCGCGCGCGGGTGGACCGAGGAGAGCGGCGCCGACCTGTTCCACCTGGCGAAGACGCTCGTGGGCCTGGGCGTCGGCACCCTCATCCACACCGACATCGAGCGCGACGGGATGCTGATGGGACCCAACCTGGAGCTCTCCGCCGAGCTGGCCCGCGAGTCGGGCGCGGAGGTGATCGTCTCCGGCGGCGTGCGCGGCGTGGAAGACGTCGCGGCGGCCGCGCGCGCGCACCGCGAGGGGCGCGGGATCGCCGGCGCCGTCGTCGGCAAGGCGCTCTACGAGGGGCGGCTCGACCTGGCCGAAGCCTTCCGCCGCCTCGGAGGCTGA
- a CDS encoding M23 family metallopeptidase, translating into MANPYRMLSLGVLGVFGLALGSQFVLHRQKNDEPPPAPPPLLPAAHAAPVEEVHRAELRKGETVSELLERMRLDGEQAQALLASLTGAHDPRTLRPGMAVEWRTSTRTGGLRRMTMRLDADRTLRVDGRTGKLKSAVEEVEVHADTAVLAGTVERSLYQAVLDGKGDVPRAERERVVDLLADRIFAYKIDFSRDLKPGDGYRILTERMVRPDGTARSSRILAAQFDVGGRRHEAYLFDTGDGQEYFGPGGESLKRAFLRAPLEFRRISSVFTTGRFHPILRRMRAHHGIDYAAAPGTPVRAVGDAVVRKASWGGGYGNVVELGHRGGYASRYAHLRGFARGIRPGARVVAGQVIGYVGSTGLSTGPHLHYEFHMAGRPVNPASVKHLVSEPVPSGARGRFRALVEARIAAMDRAAGPMLAARGAAPEND; encoded by the coding sequence ATGGCGAATCCCTACCGCATGCTTTCGCTCGGGGTGCTGGGCGTGTTCGGCCTGGCGCTGGGCTCGCAGTTCGTCCTCCACCGGCAGAAGAACGACGAGCCGCCGCCCGCCCCGCCGCCGCTGCTGCCGGCCGCGCACGCCGCCCCCGTCGAGGAGGTGCACCGCGCGGAGCTGCGCAAGGGGGAGACGGTCTCCGAGCTGCTGGAGCGCATGCGGCTGGACGGCGAGCAGGCGCAGGCGCTGCTGGCCAGCCTCACCGGCGCGCACGACCCGCGCACCCTGCGCCCGGGGATGGCGGTGGAGTGGCGCACCTCCACCCGCACCGGGGGACTCAGGCGGATGACCATGCGGCTCGACGCCGACCGCACGCTGCGCGTCGACGGCCGCACGGGCAAGCTGAAGTCCGCGGTCGAAGAGGTGGAGGTCCACGCCGACACCGCCGTGCTGGCGGGGACCGTGGAGCGCTCGCTCTACCAGGCGGTGCTCGACGGCAAGGGCGACGTCCCCCGCGCCGAGCGCGAGCGGGTGGTGGACCTGCTGGCCGACCGCATCTTCGCCTACAAGATCGACTTCTCGCGCGACCTGAAGCCCGGCGACGGCTACCGCATCCTCACCGAGCGCATGGTGCGCCCCGACGGCACCGCCCGCTCCAGCCGCATCCTGGCGGCGCAGTTCGACGTGGGCGGGCGGCGCCACGAGGCGTACCTCTTCGACACGGGCGACGGCCAGGAGTACTTCGGCCCGGGCGGCGAGTCGCTCAAGCGCGCCTTCCTGCGCGCGCCGCTGGAGTTCCGCCGCATCTCCTCCGTCTTCACCACCGGGCGCTTCCACCCGATCCTGCGCCGCATGCGCGCCCACCACGGCATCGACTACGCCGCCGCGCCGGGCACCCCCGTGCGCGCCGTGGGCGACGCGGTGGTGCGCAAGGCGAGCTGGGGCGGCGGCTACGGCAACGTGGTGGAGCTCGGGCACCGCGGCGGCTACGCCAGCCGCTACGCCCACCTGCGCGGCTTCGCCAGGGGGATCCGCCCCGGCGCGCGCGTCGTCGCGGGGCAGGTGATCGGCTACGTGGGCTCCACCGGGCTCTCCACGGGCCCGCACCTCCACTACGAGTTCCACATGGCCGGCCGCCCGGTGAACCCCGCCTCGGTCAAGCACCTGGTCAGCGAGCCCGTTCCCTCCGGCGCCCGCGGCCGCTTCCGCGCGCTGGTGGAGGCCCGCATCGCCGCCATGGACCGCGCCGCCGGCCCCATGCTGGCCGCCCGCGGCGCCGCGCCCGAGAACGACTGA
- the ftsZ gene encoding cell division protein FtsZ, which translates to MIFEYEDPMPQNARMKVVGVGGGGGNAVNRMIAEELEGVEFITVNTDAQVLKMSRSTVKIQIGQKLTRGLGAGARPEIGRQALEENREEVRKALEGADLVFVTAGMGGGTGTGAAPLIAEMAREMGALTVAIVTKPFLFEGKKRMRQAEEGLAELRRAADTMIVVPNERLLSVVGKGTSFKDALKKADEVLLHATQGISDLIRVTGEVNVDFADVRTIMSNRGAALMGTGFGRGDNRAVEAAQEAISSPLLDNISISGAAGVLINITGGMDLAIDEVTTISSIIQEAAGDEAEIIFGAVHDSGMREEVRVTVIACGFEKAEPHLAGRQDGVIRPDFRAPRADVRPLHGHRTVMPSAGEGPAAERPAAWGRAEPRAEPAAPQQGTPVHKFPVPPRPVEPRSQPSDLEIPTFIRRQMD; encoded by the coding sequence ATGATCTTCGAGTACGAAGACCCCATGCCGCAGAACGCCCGCATGAAGGTGGTGGGCGTGGGCGGCGGCGGCGGCAACGCCGTCAACCGGATGATCGCCGAGGAGCTGGAGGGCGTCGAGTTCATCACGGTGAACACCGACGCGCAGGTCCTCAAGATGTCCCGCTCCACGGTCAAGATCCAGATCGGCCAGAAGCTCACCCGCGGCCTCGGCGCCGGGGCGCGCCCCGAGATCGGCCGGCAGGCGCTGGAGGAGAACCGCGAGGAGGTGCGCAAGGCGCTGGAGGGCGCCGACCTGGTGTTCGTCACCGCCGGGATGGGCGGCGGCACCGGCACCGGCGCCGCCCCGCTCATCGCCGAGATGGCGCGCGAGATGGGCGCGCTCACCGTGGCCATCGTCACCAAGCCGTTCCTCTTCGAGGGGAAGAAGCGGATGCGGCAGGCCGAGGAGGGCCTGGCCGAGCTGCGCCGCGCCGCCGACACCATGATCGTCGTCCCCAACGAGCGGCTCCTCTCGGTGGTGGGGAAGGGGACCAGCTTCAAGGACGCGCTCAAGAAGGCCGACGAGGTGCTCCTGCACGCCACGCAGGGGATCAGCGACCTGATCCGCGTGACCGGCGAGGTGAACGTGGACTTCGCCGACGTGCGCACCATCATGTCCAACCGCGGCGCGGCGCTGATGGGCACCGGCTTCGGCCGCGGCGACAACCGCGCGGTGGAGGCGGCCCAGGAGGCGATCAGCTCGCCGCTCCTGGACAACATCTCCATCTCGGGCGCGGCCGGGGTGCTCATCAACATCACCGGCGGGATGGACCTGGCCATCGACGAGGTCACCACCATCTCCTCGATCATCCAGGAGGCCGCGGGCGACGAGGCCGAGATCATCTTCGGTGCCGTGCACGACAGCGGGATGCGCGAGGAGGTGCGGGTGACGGTGATCGCCTGCGGCTTCGAGAAGGCCGAGCCGCACCTGGCCGGGCGCCAGGACGGCGTCATCCGCCCCGACTTCCGCGCCCCGCGCGCCGACGTGCGCCCGCTGCACGGCCATCGCACGGTGATGCCCTCGGCGGGCGAAGGCCCCGCGGCCGAGCGTCCGGCGGCCTGGGGGCGCGCCGAGCCCCGGGCCGAGCCGGCGGCGCCGCAGCAGGGCACGCCGGTGCACAAGTTCCCGGTGCCGCCGCGCCCGGTGGAGCCGCGCTCGCAGCCGAGCGACCTGGAGATCCCGACCTTCATCCGGAGGCAGATGGACTAG
- the ftsA gene encoding cell division protein FtsA, which translates to MRPTVVAGLDIGSSKTAVVIAEIDGEAPQRAQVKVLGVGQARTTGIRREIVTDIEATTEAVRKAVKEAELMAGVKVERLYTGIAGEHIHAWPSNGVVAVGRTQSRDQEVSPADVERVNEVARAVPIPADREMIHAIPQEYIVDAQDGIRDPVGMAGMRLEAEVFIVTGSASAAQNIRKSVTRAGYQVAELVLEPLASSLAVMSEDEKEIGTALVELGGGTTDIAVFHERKVRHLASLPWGGSTVTNDIAKGLSLPYAEAGRAKERWGSARADLVSPTETFELPGPAQGQTRHVARELLAHIVEQRLDEIFGLVAAELDRSGLANQLGGGIVLTGGGASLTGIVELAERSFAAPVRVGVPGDGLGGLADSVRRPKFATAAGLVIYGSRRLIDETPEGAPGGAAVSGAIRRVRDWLTDFF; encoded by the coding sequence ATGCGCCCAACCGTCGTCGCCGGCCTGGACATCGGATCGAGCAAGACCGCCGTGGTGATCGCCGAGATCGACGGCGAGGCGCCGCAGCGCGCGCAGGTCAAGGTCCTGGGCGTCGGGCAGGCGCGCACCACCGGGATCCGCCGCGAGATCGTCACCGACATCGAGGCCACCACCGAGGCCGTCCGCAAGGCCGTCAAGGAGGCCGAGCTGATGGCGGGGGTGAAGGTGGAGCGGCTCTACACCGGCATCGCGGGCGAGCACATCCACGCCTGGCCCTCGAACGGGGTGGTGGCCGTCGGCCGCACGCAGAGCCGCGACCAGGAGGTCTCGCCCGCCGACGTCGAGCGCGTGAACGAGGTCGCCCGCGCCGTGCCGATCCCCGCCGACCGCGAGATGATCCACGCCATCCCGCAGGAGTACATCGTCGACGCGCAGGACGGCATCCGCGACCCCGTGGGCATGGCCGGGATGCGGCTGGAGGCCGAGGTCTTCATCGTCACCGGCAGCGCCAGCGCCGCGCAGAACATCCGCAAGTCGGTCACCCGCGCGGGCTACCAGGTGGCCGAGCTGGTGCTGGAGCCGCTGGCCTCCTCGCTCGCCGTGATGTCCGAAGACGAGAAGGAGATCGGCACCGCGCTGGTGGAGCTCGGGGGCGGGACGACGGACATCGCCGTCTTCCACGAGCGCAAGGTGCGGCACCTGGCCTCGCTCCCCTGGGGCGGCTCCACGGTGACCAACGACATCGCCAAGGGGCTCTCGCTCCCGTACGCCGAGGCGGGGCGCGCCAAGGAGCGCTGGGGCTCGGCCCGGGCCGACCTGGTAAGCCCCACGGAGACCTTCGAGCTCCCCGGCCCCGCGCAGGGGCAGACGCGCCACGTCGCGCGCGAGCTCCTGGCGCACATCGTCGAGCAGCGCCTGGACGAGATCTTCGGGCTGGTGGCGGCGGAGCTGGACCGCAGCGGCCTCGCCAACCAGCTGGGCGGCGGGATCGTGCTGACCGGGGGCGGGGCGTCGCTCACGGGGATCGTGGAGCTGGCCGAGCGCAGCTTCGCCGCCCCGGTGCGCGTGGGCGTGCCCGGCGACGGGCTGGGCGGGCTTGCGGATTCGGTGCGGCGGCCCAAGTTTGCTACGGCCGCAGGACTGGTCATCTACGGATCCCGCCGACTCATCGACGAAACCCCCGAAGGCGCGCCCGGCGGCGCCGCCGTTTCCGGCGCAATCCGGCGCGTGCGCGACTGGCTCACGGACTTCTTCTGA
- a CDS encoding FtsQ-type POTRA domain-containing protein — protein sequence MRMRPRRLALAALALAAASSPFWAPPLLRKVGWFAARRVEVSGTRLLAPHEVLAASGVQVGANVWTDPAAWEAALRRHPVIAGAKVTRRLPHTLRIRVVEKTPAAFVQAGTLRPATADGEVLPVDPARSAVDLPLLAARVKADGRRRIADEGARAALAEAARLAALDPALMARVSELRPLPRGDLRFTLGKADVLLRPGIGEPGLVRLRAALDDVERRARSDTLQVGRTVIDARFEDQVVVRHES from the coding sequence ATGCGGATGCGCCCCCGCCGCCTCGCCCTCGCCGCCCTGGCCCTGGCCGCGGCCTCGTCGCCCTTCTGGGCGCCGCCGCTGCTGCGGAAGGTCGGCTGGTTCGCGGCGCGGCGCGTGGAGGTCTCGGGGACGCGGCTCCTGGCGCCGCACGAGGTCCTCGCCGCGTCGGGCGTGCAGGTGGGCGCCAACGTGTGGACCGACCCGGCCGCGTGGGAGGCGGCGCTCCGGCGCCACCCGGTGATCGCCGGGGCGAAGGTGACGCGGAGGCTCCCGCACACGCTGCGCATCCGCGTGGTGGAGAAGACGCCCGCCGCCTTCGTGCAGGCCGGCACGCTGCGCCCCGCCACCGCCGACGGCGAGGTGCTCCCGGTGGACCCCGCGCGCTCCGCCGTCGACCTCCCGCTGCTGGCGGCGCGGGTGAAGGCGGACGGGCGGCGCAGGATCGCGGACGAGGGCGCGCGCGCGGCCCTGGCGGAAGCGGCGCGGCTGGCGGCGCTGGACCCGGCGCTCATGGCCCGCGTCTCCGAGCTTCGCCCGCTCCCCCGCGGCGACCTGCGCTTCACGCTGGGGAAGGCGGACGTGCTGCTGCGCCCCGGCATCGGCGAGCCCGGCCTGGTGCGCCTGCGCGCCGCCCTGGACGACGTCGAGCGCCGTGCGCGGTCCGACACGCTGCAAGTGGGCAGGACCGTGATCGACGCCCGCTTCGAAGACCAGGTCGTCGTCCGCCACGAGAGCTGA
- the murC gene encoding UDP-N-acetylmuramate--L-alanine ligase, which yields MSEFDLVELARQGPVHFVGIGGAGMAPLAEMLLLAGGRVTGCDAHPNHASQLLAERGAEVAQGHDPAHVAGCVAVVMTAAVPDYHPEIAAARARGIPVLKRAKALGAIVDHGTVVGIAGTHGKTTTTTLATTVLAAAGMDPTGFVGARVPAWGGNLHRGGDRLYVVEADEYDRSFHQLRPTIAVVTTLEADHLDVYGSLEAVEEAFLVYAESTPDEGMVACCADDHGAARLANRLRGGPERVLTYGLAAGSMLRAEDVDLAGGGSRFTVRERGKALGRARLGAPGLHNVRNALAAVAVARRLGAEWGEIERGLAEFGGVDRRFERLGEAGGVLFVDDYAHHPTEVEATLGAARAAHPDRRLVLVFQPHLYSRTRDFAPEFARALAWADVLFLTGVYAAREQPIPGVTGELIAGPARAAGADVRYVPDRADVVEAVAAELRPGDLCVTMGAGNLDEAARELMELFSRSPSVV from the coding sequence GTGAGCGAATTCGACCTGGTGGAGCTGGCCCGGCAGGGCCCGGTGCACTTCGTGGGCATCGGCGGGGCGGGGATGGCCCCGCTGGCCGAGATGCTCCTGCTGGCCGGCGGGCGGGTGACGGGGTGCGACGCGCACCCGAACCACGCTTCGCAACTGCTGGCCGAGCGGGGCGCCGAAGTGGCGCAGGGGCACGACCCGGCGCACGTGGCCGGGTGCGTGGCGGTGGTGATGACGGCGGCGGTGCCCGACTACCACCCCGAGATCGCGGCGGCGCGCGCGCGCGGCATCCCGGTGCTCAAGCGGGCGAAGGCGCTGGGCGCCATCGTCGACCACGGGACGGTGGTCGGCATCGCGGGAACCCACGGGAAGACCACGACCACGACGCTCGCCACCACCGTGCTGGCCGCCGCCGGGATGGACCCCACCGGCTTCGTGGGCGCCCGCGTCCCCGCCTGGGGGGGCAACCTCCACCGCGGCGGCGACCGGCTCTACGTGGTCGAGGCCGACGAGTACGACCGCTCGTTCCACCAGCTGCGCCCCACCATCGCCGTCGTGACCACCCTGGAGGCCGACCACCTGGACGTGTACGGGTCGCTGGAAGCCGTCGAGGAGGCGTTCCTCGTCTACGCCGAGTCCACCCCCGACGAGGGGATGGTGGCCTGCTGCGCCGACGACCACGGCGCCGCCCGGCTCGCCAACCGCCTGCGCGGCGGCCCCGAGCGCGTGCTGACCTACGGCCTCGCCGCCGGGTCGATGCTGCGCGCCGAGGACGTGGACCTGGCGGGCGGCGGCTCGCGCTTCACCGTGCGCGAGCGGGGGAAGGCGCTCGGCCGGGCGCGGCTGGGCGCCCCCGGCCTGCACAACGTCCGCAACGCGCTGGCGGCCGTCGCCGTGGCCCGCCGCCTCGGCGCGGAGTGGGGCGAGATCGAGCGCGGGCTGGCCGAGTTCGGCGGGGTGGACCGGCGCTTCGAGCGGCTGGGCGAGGCGGGCGGCGTGCTCTTCGTGGACGACTACGCGCACCACCCGACCGAGGTCGAGGCGACGCTCGGCGCCGCGCGCGCCGCGCACCCCGACCGGCGGCTGGTGCTCGTCTTCCAGCCGCACCTGTACTCGCGGACGCGCGACTTCGCGCCCGAGTTCGCGCGGGCGCTGGCGTGGGCCGACGTGCTCTTCCTCACCGGCGTCTACGCGGCGCGCGAGCAGCCGATCCCCGGCGTCACCGGCGAGCTGATCGCCGGCCCGGCGCGCGCGGCCGGCGCCGACGTGCGCTACGTTCCCGACCGCGCCGACGTGGTGGAGGCCGTGGCCGCCGAGCTGCGCCCGGGGGACCTGTGCGTCACCATGGGCGCCGGCAACCTGGACGAGGCCGCGCGCGAGCTGATGGAGCTGTTCTCCCGCTCGCCCTCGGTGGTGTGA
- a CDS encoding UDP-N-acetylglucosamine--N-acetylmuramyl-(pentapeptide) pyrophosphoryl-undecaprenol N-acetylglucosamine transferase has protein sequence MPPRVLFAGGGTGGHLYPALNLGEAIRRADPAAEVFFVGAERGVEARVFPEKGVPHRLLPLEPIRRAQPLQNWRLLPSLVHSFGGLRGIFREFRPNLVVGTGGYASGPAVAWALMRGVPAAVQEQNSYPGFVTRKVAGRVRQLHLAFPEARRYLKPGKRTEVFEYGNPINPPDFSVDRSAARARFGLGGGTVCLVVGGSQGARAVNEALLSDVRGVAEGRLEAPPPGFEILWATGPANFDAISAKLGEVGRPEWVKAHPYIQDMPGALASADFAVSRAGAMALAELCAWGVPAVLVPLPTAAANHQHHNALALSEAGAALMVEEKDLAPGRLWGDVLSLAAAPARRAEIAAKARERGRPDAADRIAAELLRLVKP, from the coding sequence ATGCCGCCGCGCGTCCTCTTCGCCGGCGGCGGCACGGGCGGGCACCTCTACCCGGCGCTGAACCTGGGCGAGGCGATCCGGCGGGCCGACCCCGCGGCGGAGGTCTTCTTCGTCGGCGCCGAGCGGGGGGTGGAGGCGCGCGTCTTCCCCGAGAAGGGCGTCCCGCATCGGCTGCTGCCGCTGGAGCCGATCCGCCGCGCCCAGCCGCTGCAGAACTGGCGGCTGCTCCCGTCGCTGGTCCACTCCTTCGGCGGACTGCGGGGAATCTTCCGCGAGTTCAGGCCGAACCTCGTCGTCGGGACGGGCGGCTACGCCAGCGGGCCCGCGGTGGCCTGGGCGCTGATGCGCGGCGTCCCCGCGGCGGTGCAGGAGCAGAACTCGTATCCCGGCTTCGTCACCCGCAAGGTCGCGGGCCGGGTGCGGCAGCTCCACCTCGCCTTCCCCGAGGCGCGGCGGTACCTGAAGCCGGGGAAGCGCACGGAAGTCTTCGAATACGGGAACCCGATCAATCCTCCCGACTTCTCGGTGGACCGATCGGCCGCTCGCGCGCGGTTCGGGCTGGGTGGCGGGACGGTGTGCCTGGTGGTGGGCGGAAGCCAGGGCGCGCGGGCGGTCAACGAAGCGCTGCTGTCGGACGTGCGGGGCGTGGCCGAGGGACGGCTGGAGGCGCCGCCGCCGGGGTTCGAGATCCTGTGGGCGACGGGCCCGGCGAACTTCGACGCGATCTCGGCCAAGCTGGGGGAGGTGGGTCGTCCGGAGTGGGTGAAGGCGCACCCGTACATCCAGGACATGCCCGGCGCGCTGGCCTCGGCCGACTTCGCCGTGTCGCGCGCGGGGGCGATGGCGCTGGCCGAGCTGTGCGCCTGGGGCGTCCCGGCGGTCCTCGTCCCGCTGCCGACGGCGGCCGCCAACCACCAGCACCACAACGCGCTGGCGCTGTCCGAGGCCGGGGCGGCGCTGATGGTGGAGGAGAAGGACCTGGCCCCCGGCCGCCTCTGGGGCGACGTCCTCTCGCTGGCCGCCGCCCCCGCGCGCCGCGCGGAGATCGCCGCGAAGGCCCGCGAGCGCGGCCGCCCCGATGCTGCCGACCGGATCGCGGCGGAGTTGCTGCGGCTGGTGAAGCCCTGA
- the ftsW gene encoding putative lipid II flippase FtsW encodes MNVVALVRRRPAGGAVALQPVVPPRARRAKPAAAVDAAHAEPWEARALVALTLVAFCFGLLEMYSASSFMARSAGLPGHHFAAKQLVAAALGVVGAAVLSRIDYRRFRLWAWPMLVGVILMLIVVILPGTESIAPRINGGRRWLDLGIGVSIQPSELAKIAVMIWTAALAVKKADRLHSLSKGLLPFLVMWLFVVLLVFLEPNLSAALLIMLLASLVLFAGGARIGHFIFFGLLAVPVLWSQIAGAGYRMRRIIAFLDPAADPDGVSYQIYQSLIAVGSGGLGGVGFGESRQKYGFLPEAHNDFLFSMIAEEWGLFGILLVVGIFGGFLWAGYRIAARAPDRFGYLVAIGMTNMIAVSAFLHMGVALSLLPTTGVALPFMSYGGSALMAQFAAVGILLSVARSARKEPA; translated from the coding sequence GTGAACGTGGTCGCCCTGGTCCGCCGCCGGCCCGCCGGGGGAGCCGTCGCGCTCCAGCCCGTGGTCCCGCCGCGCGCCCGCCGCGCGAAGCCCGCCGCCGCCGTCGACGCCGCGCACGCGGAGCCGTGGGAGGCGAGGGCGCTCGTCGCGCTCACGCTCGTGGCCTTCTGCTTCGGGCTGCTGGAGATGTACAGCGCCAGCAGCTTCATGGCGCGCTCCGCGGGGCTCCCCGGCCACCACTTCGCCGCCAAGCAGCTGGTCGCGGCGGCGCTGGGCGTGGTCGGCGCCGCGGTGCTCTCGCGGATCGACTACCGCCGCTTCCGCCTCTGGGCGTGGCCGATGCTGGTGGGCGTGATCCTGATGCTGATCGTGGTGATCCTCCCGGGGACGGAGTCGATCGCGCCGCGCATCAACGGAGGGCGGCGCTGGCTGGACCTGGGGATCGGCGTCAGCATCCAGCCCTCGGAGCTGGCCAAGATCGCGGTGATGATCTGGACGGCGGCGCTGGCGGTGAAGAAGGCCGACCGGCTGCACTCGCTCAGCAAGGGGCTGCTTCCCTTCCTGGTGATGTGGCTGTTCGTCGTCCTGCTCGTGTTCCTCGAGCCGAACCTGTCCGCCGCGCTGCTGATCATGCTGCTGGCGTCGCTCGTCCTCTTCGCGGGGGGCGCGCGGATCGGGCACTTCATCTTCTTCGGCCTCCTGGCGGTGCCGGTGCTGTGGAGCCAGATCGCGGGCGCGGGCTACCGGATGCGGCGCATCATCGCCTTCCTGGACCCGGCGGCGGACCCGGACGGCGTGAGCTACCAGATCTACCAGTCGCTGATCGCCGTCGGCTCGGGGGGGCTGGGCGGCGTGGGCTTCGGCGAGAGCCGGCAGAAGTACGGCTTCCTCCCCGAGGCGCACAACGACTTCCTCTTCTCGATGATCGCCGAGGAGTGGGGGCTCTTCGGCATCCTGCTGGTGGTGGGGATCTTCGGCGGCTTCCTGTGGGCGGGGTACCGCATCGCCGCGCGCGCGCCGGACCGCTTCGGCTACCTGGTGGCGATCGGGATGACGAACATGATCGCCGTCTCCGCCTTCCTGCACATGGGCGTGGCGCTCTCGCTCCTGCCCACCACGGGCGTGGCGCTGCCGTTCATGAGCTACGGCGGGAGCGCGCTGATGGCCCAGTTCGCCGCCGTGGGCATCCTGCTGAGCGTCGCCCGCTCCGCGCGCAAGGAGCCGGCCTGA